The following proteins come from a genomic window of Candidatus Thiodiazotropha sp. CDECU1:
- a CDS encoding porin, whose amino-acid sequence MKKILSLAIAAALVAPVAAMAEASVYGKAHMVIQNTSEDDGTDDVDVWSVDSIDSRVGVKGSEDLGGGLKAVYKFEFKVNLDDGSGLGDRNQYVGLAGGFGTLLLGRHDTPLKMSQGKFDQFGDVAGDIKSVIPGEDRVDNVIAYVSPSMGGLSFVGALVAGELGDGAGGELDGPADHISIAGLYNNGPIFASLAYNTYDLGIVADADPSLLRGTLVYKGGMWQAGVMFSSLDLDGAGEDADAIGVSGNVKVGGSGKIKAQYLSGDAPVGKAPISPAVKITDGTEGNDVTQWSLGYEHGLSKKTKLHVGYTIYEEDESDYEETAFFGGLIHKF is encoded by the coding sequence ATGAAAAAAATTCTCTCTCTGGCAATTGCCGCCGCGCTGGTGGCTCCTGTAGCTGCCATGGCTGAAGCATCAGTGTATGGCAAGGCACATATGGTCATACAAAACACCTCTGAAGATGATGGCACCGACGACGTCGATGTCTGGAGTGTCGACAGCATCGATTCACGGGTCGGTGTCAAGGGCAGCGAAGATCTGGGTGGCGGCCTGAAGGCTGTCTACAAGTTTGAGTTCAAGGTCAACCTCGACGATGGTAGCGGCCTGGGCGACCGAAACCAGTATGTGGGTCTGGCTGGTGGTTTCGGCACCCTGCTGCTGGGTCGTCACGACACTCCACTCAAAATGTCCCAGGGCAAATTCGATCAGTTCGGCGATGTGGCTGGCGATATCAAGTCGGTGATTCCGGGTGAGGATCGGGTCGACAACGTCATCGCCTATGTCTCTCCATCAATGGGTGGTCTGAGCTTCGTCGGTGCCCTGGTTGCTGGTGAACTGGGTGATGGTGCCGGTGGTGAGCTCGACGGTCCTGCGGATCACATCTCTATTGCCGGCCTCTACAACAACGGCCCTATCTTCGCATCCCTGGCCTATAACACCTACGATCTCGGTATTGTGGCTGATGCCGATCCCTCTCTGCTGCGTGGGACCTTGGTCTACAAGGGCGGTATGTGGCAGGCCGGTGTCATGTTCAGCAGCCTCGACCTGGACGGTGCGGGCGAAGATGCCGATGCCATCGGTGTGAGCGGTAATGTCAAGGTGGGTGGCAGCGGCAAGATCAAGGCCCAGTACCTGTCGGGTGATGCGCCGGTAGGAAAAGCACCGATCTCACCTGCGGTCAAGATCACCGACGGTACCGAGGGTAACGACGTCACTCAGTGGAGCTTGGGTTATGAGCATGGTCTGAGCAAGAAGACTAAACTGCATGTGGGTTACACTATCTACGAAGAGGATGAGAGCGACTACGAAGAGACCGCTTTCTTCGGCGGCTTGATTCACAAGTTCTAA
- a CDS encoding ester cyclase: MSLKNEMTMRRFVEQVINKGNFPVLDEVIHPNYVYRSPDQVLQGQEALRELLTTYRSAFPDLHIEIEEMVSAGNKTVISITLSGTHKGDLMGIGATGRQVKASGMILSHFENGKIVEEWELLDQLTLYQQLGIVSIHPETATGNNEESAMHTETSNEQTTEGTTLVVGGTGKTGRRVAERLQARGVETCIASRTSNPSFDWNDPSTWNAVLERVTTAYITYAPDLAIPGATDSIRRFVDQAVAQGVKRLVLLSGRGEEEAQACERIIQQAGVEWTVVRASWFMQNFSEGEFLGMVLDGTITLPAADVPEPFIDINDIADVVVAALTEEGHAGEIYEVTGPRTLTFTELAHEISQAAGREVQFVQIPKQAFTQAIAESGAPDDIAWLLNYLFETVLDGRNAHVCDGVKRALGREPTDFTDYARRITARGTWNAKHEEGVAA, from the coding sequence ATGTCCCTGAAGAATGAAATGACAATGCGACGTTTTGTCGAGCAGGTCATCAACAAAGGCAATTTCCCGGTTCTGGATGAGGTCATTCACCCGAACTACGTCTACCGCAGTCCCGATCAGGTGCTCCAAGGTCAGGAAGCTCTCAGAGAGCTGCTCACAACCTACCGCAGCGCCTTTCCCGATCTGCACATAGAGATCGAGGAAATGGTCAGCGCGGGTAACAAGACCGTGATCTCCATTACCCTATCCGGCACCCACAAAGGCGATCTGATGGGAATAGGTGCAACCGGCAGGCAGGTGAAGGCAAGCGGGATGATACTGAGTCATTTTGAAAACGGAAAAATCGTCGAGGAGTGGGAGCTTCTGGACCAATTAACCCTATACCAGCAGCTTGGCATCGTTTCAATTCACCCGGAAACAGCGACCGGCAACAATGAGGAGAGCGCTATGCATACCGAGACAAGCAATGAGCAGACAACCGAGGGCACTACCCTGGTAGTGGGAGGAACAGGAAAGACCGGTCGCCGCGTCGCAGAGCGACTGCAAGCACGCGGGGTTGAAACCTGCATTGCATCCCGCACCTCAAACCCATCCTTCGACTGGAACGACCCAAGCACCTGGAACGCAGTCCTCGAAAGGGTAACGACGGCCTACATCACCTATGCGCCGGATCTCGCAATACCGGGCGCCACCGACTCGATTCGCCGTTTCGTTGACCAGGCGGTAGCGCAGGGCGTCAAGCGGCTCGTACTATTGTCGGGTCGCGGTGAAGAAGAGGCCCAGGCCTGTGAGCGGATTATCCAACAAGCCGGTGTCGAGTGGACAGTGGTTCGCGCGAGCTGGTTCATGCAGAACTTCTCCGAGGGTGAGTTCCTCGGCATGGTTCTGGACGGTACTATCACACTACCGGCCGCGGATGTCCCCGAGCCCTTTATCGATATCAATGACATCGCAGATGTGGTGGTTGCAGCGCTGACCGAGGAGGGACATGCCGGTGAGATCTATGAAGTAACCGGCCCCCGCACCCTGACCTTCACCGAGTTGGCGCACGAGATTTCCCAAGCCGCCGGTCGCGAGGTGCAGTTTGTTCAGATCCCGAAACAGGCGTTCACTCAGGCCATCGCCGAATCGGGCGCGCCGGATGATATCGCCTGGCTATTGAACTACCTGTTTGAAACGGTCCTCGATGGTCGCAACGCCCATGTTTGTGACGGCGTCAAGCGTGCGCTGGGAAGGGAACCGACCGACTTCACCGATTATGCGCGTCGCATCACCGCGCGTGGCACCTGGAATGCGAAGCATGAGGAGGGGGTGGCAGCGTGA
- a CDS encoding MFS transporter — protein sequence MRSGRGNDAGLNAVERQAAYSLSGLFSLRMLGLFLILPVFALYAEELPEVTPLLVGIAIGIYGLTQALLQIPFGMLSDRIGRKPVLIGGLLVFAIGSGVAASSETIYGIIAGRALQGSGAIAAVIMALAADLSREQQRLRMMAFIGISIGAAFALALILGPILNTWIGVPGIFWLTMVLALLGVGIVIFVVPTPKESHFHRDAEAVPAQFGQVLSDPELLRLDFGILTLHMCLTAMFLTYPLALRDLGMDSESHWLVYLPVMLMSMLAMVPFVILAESRRRMRPVFISAIAALMLASTVLYGFSHSLLVMVVSLFVFFTAFNLLEATLPSLIAKAAPGERKGTAMGVYSSSQFIGAFLGGALGGWFHTHFGLEGTFLLCGGMTLAWLLIAWGMPTPNYLSNYLLPVGRLDEQEIGRLAEKLMAIEGVDDAVIIAEDGVAYLKVDLGIVDKDRLEEYAVQG from the coding sequence ATGAGAAGTGGGCGGGGCAACGACGCCGGTTTAAATGCGGTTGAACGACAGGCGGCCTACTCTCTATCCGGACTATTTTCCCTACGAATGCTGGGTCTATTCCTGATCCTGCCGGTGTTCGCCCTGTATGCAGAAGAACTCCCCGAGGTTACCCCGCTATTGGTGGGGATTGCCATCGGTATATATGGCCTGACCCAGGCGCTGCTGCAGATCCCATTCGGTATGCTGTCCGACCGCATCGGGCGTAAACCGGTGTTGATCGGGGGGTTGCTGGTCTTCGCCATCGGCAGTGGAGTGGCGGCCAGCTCGGAGACCATCTACGGCATCATCGCCGGGCGTGCACTCCAGGGCAGCGGCGCCATCGCTGCGGTGATCATGGCATTGGCCGCGGATCTCAGCCGTGAGCAGCAGCGGTTGCGCATGATGGCTTTCATCGGCATCAGTATCGGTGCCGCCTTTGCCCTGGCACTGATCCTGGGGCCCATTCTCAATACCTGGATCGGCGTCCCCGGTATATTCTGGCTGACCATGGTTTTGGCCCTGCTGGGGGTCGGCATCGTAATCTTTGTCGTACCGACGCCGAAAGAGAGCCACTTTCATCGGGATGCAGAAGCGGTCCCCGCCCAGTTCGGGCAGGTGTTGTCAGATCCGGAGCTGCTGCGACTCGATTTCGGTATCCTCACCCTGCACATGTGTCTGACGGCGATGTTTCTCACCTATCCGTTGGCACTGCGCGATCTGGGTATGGATAGTGAGAGCCACTGGCTGGTCTATCTGCCAGTGATGCTGATGTCCATGCTGGCAATGGTGCCCTTTGTCATCCTCGCCGAGAGCCGACGCCGCATGCGGCCGGTATTTATCTCCGCCATCGCGGCGTTGATGCTAGCCTCAACGGTGCTCTACGGTTTCAGCCACTCATTGCTTGTAATGGTGGTCTCGCTGTTTGTTTTTTTTACTGCCTTCAACCTGTTGGAGGCGACCCTGCCCAGCCTGATAGCGAAGGCGGCGCCGGGGGAGCGCAAGGGAACGGCAATGGGTGTCTACTCCAGTTCCCAGTTTATCGGCGCCTTTCTCGGTGGTGCCTTGGGTGGCTGGTTCCATACCCATTTTGGGCTCGAAGGAACATTCCTGCTCTGTGGGGGTATGACCTTGGCCTGGTTGCTGATCGCCTGGGGGATGCCGACCCCCAACTACCTGAGCAACTACCTGCTGCCGGTGGGCAGGCTGGATGAGCAGGAGATAGGAAGGTTGGCGGAGAAGCTGATGGCGATTGAGGGAGTCGATGATGCGGTCATCATCGCTGAGGACGGAGTGGCCTACCTGAAGGTGGATCTGGGGATTGTGGATAAAGATCGCCTCGAGGAATATGCCGTTCAGGGATAA
- a CDS encoding AraC family transcriptional regulator codes for MDTLGGLLDAPRARGAFALRAVMNSPWSLRDLAGSPLTLIAGVAGELWLVADAGDPIQIGPGDIAVIRAPMQYNLADSPSRPPQVIIHPGQRCCDLNGNSLHEAMMHGVRTWGNDAEGSSVFLVGAYEHLSDISDRLMRALPAVLSLTHTDWESPLVALLCDEVIKDEPGQAAVLDRLLDLLLTAVLKAWFGKHDSSRPEWWRYQGDRIIERALHIMHDKPANPWTMDTLALEVGASRASLARRFQERVGESPMTFLRNWRMALAADLLCQPDETVGSVAEKVGYATPFAFSTAFKRVRGVSPQAHRSAAL; via the coding sequence ATGGATACTTTGGGTGGATTGCTGGATGCTCCGCGTGCGCGGGGTGCCTTCGCTTTGCGAGCAGTCATGAACTCGCCGTGGTCGCTGAGGGACCTCGCCGGTTCACCGCTGACGCTGATCGCTGGTGTGGCAGGAGAGCTGTGGCTGGTAGCCGATGCCGGTGATCCCATTCAAATCGGCCCCGGAGACATCGCTGTCATACGCGCACCGATGCAATACAACCTCGCCGATTCTCCGTCCAGGCCCCCGCAGGTGATCATTCATCCGGGGCAACGCTGTTGTGACCTGAATGGAAACTCATTGCATGAGGCGATGATGCATGGGGTGAGAACCTGGGGTAACGATGCTGAAGGTTCAAGCGTATTTCTCGTCGGCGCCTATGAGCATTTAAGCGACATCAGCGATCGCCTGATGCGGGCGTTGCCGGCAGTGCTGTCGCTTACCCATACCGACTGGGAGTCTCCCCTGGTGGCGTTACTCTGTGACGAGGTGATCAAAGATGAACCGGGTCAGGCTGCGGTGCTGGATCGGCTGCTCGACCTGTTGTTGACCGCCGTGCTCAAGGCCTGGTTCGGCAAGCACGACAGCAGCAGGCCGGAGTGGTGGCGCTACCAGGGTGATCGGATCATCGAACGTGCCCTGCACATCATGCATGACAAACCGGCCAATCCATGGACCATGGATACACTGGCACTGGAAGTCGGTGCCTCGCGGGCGTCGCTTGCGCGCCGCTTCCAGGAGCGGGTTGGGGAATCACCGATGACCTTCCTGAGAAATTGGCGCATGGCCTTGGCAGCCGACCTCTTGTGTCAGCCAGACGAGACCGTGGGCAGCGTGGCCGAGAAGGTTGGCTATGCAACGCCATTTGCATTCAGTACTGCGTTCAAGCGTGTAAGGGGCGTGAGCCCGCAAGCGCATCGGTCGGCTGCGCTCTGA
- a CDS encoding Yip1 family protein — MNMQSLITRVRSILLKPKETWPEIATEQDSLSGIYRNYVLILAAIPALGTLIGTALFGIQIPMMGTIRIGFGALLTQALLSYGVSLLMIYVMMLITESLAPTFGAVKDRLQSLKTIAYAATPVWVVGILHLLPGLGVLVSLLGLVALFYTFYLIKLGLPHTMQCPEEKSLGYTITVVVISIVLGIILSFLVGAISGVGSLSGKLPGSGDDVHFEKDSPMGKLESWSKQMEEASEQMEAAQQSGDSKAQQEAMQNMVGTLMGGDAQVEAMSPDELGDFLPQNLMGMQRSNFSAERNQMMGLQIAQAQADYSDGSQQLRVEITDMGGAKGILSLAGFAAVGSERKTERGYEKTYSDAGRIVSEKWHDVDGRGEYSVVVGDRFVIKVEGQADSIDTLRTLANSLDSGGLESLADASSG; from the coding sequence ATGAATATGCAGTCACTCATCACCCGGGTACGTTCCATCCTGTTAAAACCCAAAGAAACCTGGCCGGAAATCGCCACTGAGCAGGACAGTCTTTCCGGCATTTATCGCAACTATGTGTTGATTCTCGCGGCTATCCCTGCGCTGGGCACGTTGATCGGTACCGCCCTGTTCGGTATACAGATTCCCATGATGGGTACCATCCGCATTGGTTTCGGTGCCCTGCTGACCCAGGCGCTGCTAAGCTATGGCGTCAGCTTGCTGATGATCTACGTGATGATGCTGATCACCGAATCATTGGCCCCCACCTTCGGGGCCGTCAAGGACAGGCTGCAGAGTCTCAAGACCATTGCCTATGCGGCGACACCGGTCTGGGTTGTGGGGATTCTACACCTCCTGCCCGGTTTGGGTGTTTTGGTCAGCTTGCTCGGGCTGGTTGCCTTGTTTTATACATTTTACCTGATCAAGCTCGGGTTGCCCCATACCATGCAGTGCCCCGAGGAAAAATCACTGGGGTACACCATAACGGTGGTGGTGATCAGCATCGTACTCGGCATAATACTCAGCTTTCTGGTGGGCGCGATCAGCGGTGTCGGCAGTCTCTCAGGCAAACTGCCCGGGAGTGGGGATGACGTACACTTCGAAAAAGATTCGCCCATGGGTAAGCTCGAGAGTTGGAGCAAGCAGATGGAGGAGGCGAGTGAACAGATGGAGGCGGCGCAGCAATCCGGTGACAGCAAGGCCCAGCAGGAAGCCATGCAAAACATGGTTGGTACGCTGATGGGTGGTGATGCCCAGGTCGAGGCGATGAGCCCTGATGAGCTGGGTGATTTCCTGCCGCAAAACCTGATGGGCATGCAACGAAGCAACTTCTCCGCTGAACGCAATCAGATGATGGGTTTGCAAATCGCCCAGGCGCAGGCCGACTACAGTGACGGCAGCCAGCAGCTGCGTGTGGAAATCACCGACATGGGTGGCGCGAAGGGGATCTTATCCCTGGCAGGTTTCGCGGCCGTGGGCAGTGAACGCAAGACCGAGCGTGGGTATGAAAAAACCTACTCGGATGCAGGCCGCATAGTGAGTGAAAAGTGGCATGATGTGGACGGACGCGGTGAATACAGTGTTGTTGTCGGAGATCGTTTCGTGATCAAGGTAGAAGGCCAGGCCGATAGTATCGACACCTTGCGTACACTGGCCAACAGTCTGGATAGTGGGGGCCTGGAATCACTCGCAGACGCTTCATCCGGTTGA
- the uvrA gene encoding excinuclease ABC subunit UvrA, which produces MDTIIIRGARTHNLQNIDLELPRDKLIVFTGLSGSGKSSLAFDTIYAEGQRRYVESLSAYARQFLSLMEKPDVDHIEGLSPAISIEQKSTSHNPRSTVGTITEIYDYLRLLFARVGTPRCPEHDTTLEAQSISQMVDQVLALPEGERMMLLAPVVQERKGEHHKLLQELHTQGYIRARIDGEVFELDDAPTLELHKKHSIEVVVDRFKVREDLATRLAESFETALNLADGLVRVAWMDGSQPELLFSSRFACPHCGYSLTELEPRLFSFNNPVGACPTCDGLGVEQFFDPAKVVGHPELSLAGGAVRSWDRRNAYYFQMITSLGRHYDFDPEAPWESLTKKVQKIILQGSGRESIEFSYYNERGRSVKKRHPFEGIIPNMERRYRETESNAVREELSRYISSQSCPDCAGTRLTQAARHVFIAKHNLPQVTSMPIGQAKQTLSTLKLAGKRGKIAQKILKEIDQRLHFLVNVGLDYLTLDRSAETLSGGEAQRIRLASQIGAGLVGVMYVLDEPSIGLHQRDNQRLLDTLTYLRDLGNTVIVVEHDEEAIRSADHVVDIGPGAGIHGGRIIAQGRADKIAKSKGSLTGDYLSGKRSIDTPARTTEIDPTRNLELLGASGNNLKSVELAIPVGSFCCITGVSGSGKSTLINDTLYPICAAALNKANTSPAPYTEIRGLDFFDKVVDIDQSPIGRTPRSNPATYTGLFTPIRELFAGTHEARSRGYSPGRFSFNVKGGRCEACSGDGVIKVEMHFLPDIYVQCDVCKGKRYNRETLEVRYKGKSIDQVLAMTVEEALDFFDAVPSIKRKLQTLMDVGLSYISLGQNATTLSGGEAQRVKLSRELSKRDTGKTLYILDEPTTGLHFHDVNHLLEVLHRLRNHGNTVVVIEHNLDVIKTADWVIDLGPEGGDKGGKIIAQGTPQQLTKIRGSHTGHFLKKLLST; this is translated from the coding sequence ATGGATACCATTATTATTCGCGGTGCACGCACCCATAATCTGCAGAATATCGATCTTGAGCTGCCGCGGGACAAGCTCATCGTGTTTACCGGTCTCTCCGGATCCGGCAAATCCTCCCTCGCCTTCGACACCATCTATGCCGAGGGCCAGCGCCGCTATGTGGAGTCCCTCTCCGCCTATGCACGGCAGTTTCTGTCACTCATGGAGAAGCCCGATGTGGATCATATCGAAGGCCTCTCGCCGGCGATCTCCATTGAACAGAAGAGCACTTCCCACAACCCTCGTTCCACGGTTGGCACCATCACTGAGATCTACGACTACCTGCGCCTGCTGTTCGCCCGGGTGGGCACACCCCGCTGTCCCGAGCATGACACGACCCTGGAGGCACAGAGCATCAGCCAGATGGTGGATCAGGTATTGGCACTGCCGGAGGGGGAACGCATGATGCTGCTGGCACCGGTGGTGCAGGAACGCAAAGGCGAACACCATAAATTACTCCAGGAGCTGCATACCCAGGGTTATATCCGTGCACGTATCGATGGGGAAGTGTTCGAACTCGACGACGCCCCCACCTTGGAGTTGCATAAAAAACACTCCATCGAGGTCGTGGTCGACCGTTTCAAGGTACGGGAGGATCTCGCCACCCGCCTGGCGGAGTCGTTCGAGACCGCGCTCAACCTGGCGGATGGCCTGGTGCGGGTGGCCTGGATGGACGGCAGTCAGCCGGAGCTGCTCTTCTCCTCCCGCTTTGCCTGCCCCCACTGCGGTTACAGCCTGACAGAGCTGGAGCCCCGACTCTTCTCCTTCAACAATCCAGTCGGCGCCTGTCCCACCTGTGACGGCCTCGGGGTGGAACAGTTCTTTGATCCGGCGAAGGTGGTTGGCCACCCGGAACTCTCCCTCGCCGGGGGTGCGGTACGCAGTTGGGACCGACGCAACGCCTACTATTTCCAAATGATCACATCCCTCGGGCGCCACTACGATTTCGATCCCGAAGCCCCCTGGGAGTCGCTGACGAAAAAGGTGCAGAAGATCATCCTCCAGGGCAGTGGCCGAGAAAGCATCGAGTTCAGCTACTACAACGAACGGGGCCGCTCGGTGAAAAAGCGTCACCCCTTCGAGGGCATCATCCCCAACATGGAACGCCGCTATCGGGAGACGGAATCCAATGCGGTGCGCGAGGAGCTCTCCCGCTATATCTCCAGCCAATCCTGCCCCGATTGCGCCGGCACCCGGCTGACCCAGGCGGCGCGGCATGTGTTCATCGCCAAGCACAACCTCCCCCAGGTCACCAGCATGCCCATCGGCCAGGCCAAGCAGACCCTTTCGACCCTGAAGCTGGCAGGCAAACGGGGCAAGATCGCCCAGAAGATCCTCAAGGAGATCGATCAGCGGCTGCACTTTCTGGTCAACGTGGGGCTCGACTACCTGACCCTCGACCGTAGCGCGGAGACCCTCTCCGGGGGGGAGGCCCAGCGCATCCGTCTGGCGAGCCAGATCGGCGCCGGTCTGGTGGGTGTCATGTATGTGCTTGACGAACCCTCCATCGGCCTGCACCAGCGGGACAATCAGCGTCTCCTCGACACCCTGACCTACCTGCGCGATCTGGGGAATACGGTGATCGTGGTGGAGCATGACGAAGAGGCGATACGCAGTGCCGACCATGTGGTGGATATCGGCCCCGGGGCCGGGATCCATGGCGGTCGCATCATCGCCCAGGGCAGGGCCGACAAGATAGCAAAAAGTAAGGGTTCACTAACCGGAGACTACCTGAGCGGCAAACGCAGCATCGATACACCCGCGCGCACCACCGAGATCGACCCGACCCGCAACCTGGAACTTCTCGGCGCCAGCGGCAATAATCTCAAGTCGGTGGAGCTGGCGATCCCGGTGGGAAGTTTCTGCTGTATCACCGGTGTCTCAGGCTCGGGCAAATCGACCCTCATCAACGACACCCTCTACCCGATCTGCGCCGCAGCCCTGAACAAGGCCAATACCTCGCCCGCTCCCTATACAGAGATACGCGGGCTGGACTTTTTCGACAAGGTGGTGGATATCGACCAGAGCCCCATCGGGCGTACCCCCCGCTCCAACCCGGCAACCTATACCGGGCTCTTCACCCCGATCCGGGAGCTCTTCGCCGGCACCCACGAGGCCCGCTCCCGGGGCTATAGCCCGGGCCGTTTCAGTTTCAATGTCAAAGGCGGGCGCTGCGAGGCCTGCAGCGGCGACGGGGTGATCAAGGTGGAGATGCACTTCCTGCCCGACATCTATGTGCAGTGCGATGTGTGCAAGGGCAAACGCTATAACCGTGAGACCCTGGAGGTCCGTTACAAGGGCAAGAGTATCGATCAGGTGCTGGCAATGACCGTGGAGGAGGCGTTGGACTTCTTCGATGCGGTGCCGTCCATCAAACGCAAATTGCAGACCCTGATGGATGTGGGCCTCTCCTACATCTCCCTGGGGCAGAACGCCACCACCCTATCCGGCGGCGAGGCACAGCGGGTCAAACTCTCCCGGGAACTCTCCAAGCGGGACACCGGCAAGACCCTCTATATCCTCGACGAACCGACTACCGGCCTGCACTTCCACGACGTCAACCATCTGCTCGAGGTGCTGCATCGACTGCGCAACCATGGCAATACGGTGGTGGTGATCGAGCATAACCTGGATGTGATCAAGACCGCCGACTGGGTAATCGACCTGGGCCCCGAAGGGGGCGATAAGGGGGGTAAGATCATCGCCCAAGGCACACCGCAACAGCTTACCAAAATCCGCGGTTCTCATACCGGGCATTTTCTTAAAAAACTGCTGAGCACCTGA
- the ssb gene encoding single-stranded DNA-binding protein, whose translation MARGINKVILIGNLGKDPETRYMPSGGAVTNVTLATSESWKDKNSGEQQERTEWHRVVFFNRLGEIAGEYLKKGSKVYVEGSLRTRKWQGQDGQDRYTTEIVASEMQMLDSRGGSASFGESQSQAAPRPQQSAAPTSVPDNDFDDDIPF comes from the coding sequence ATGGCTCGAGGAATCAATAAAGTAATCCTGATCGGTAATCTGGGTAAGGACCCGGAGACACGCTATATGCCCAGTGGCGGCGCTGTCACCAATGTGACCCTGGCGACTTCGGAGAGCTGGAAGGATAAGAATAGCGGCGAACAGCAGGAGCGTACCGAGTGGCACCGGGTGGTGTTTTTCAATCGTCTCGGTGAAATTGCCGGGGAGTATCTGAAAAAGGGCTCCAAGGTCTATGTGGAGGGGAGTCTGCGTACCCGCAAATGGCAGGGTCAGGATGGGCAGGATCGCTACACAACCGAGATTGTGGCCAGCGAGATGCAGATGTTGGATAGCCGGGGTGGCAGTGCCTCGTTTGGTGAGTCTCAATCCCAGGCTGCTCCCAGGCCGCAACAGTCAGCTGCGCCTACATCCGTGCCTGACAATGATTTTGATGATGATATACCCTTCTGA
- the gorA gene encoding glutathione-disulfide reductase: MSKHYDLIAIGAGSGGLSVAERAAKYGAKCAVIEAKRIGGTCVNLGCVPKKVMWYGAGIAHTLHDASDYGFDIDVKGFSWETLKARRDEYVAGINSWYHTYLKDSDIDEITGFARFIDANRVDVEGVELSADHIVIAPGSYPEVPSVPGAEHGITSDGFFALEALPQRVAVVGSGYIAVEIAGLLNALGADVTMLLRREQLLRPFDAMLRECLMEEMINAGINIITSSQIGEVRKEADGTLDLICADTGQSIGLFDQLLWAIGRSPASAGMELANAGITTDAEGYIPTDAFQNTNIPHIYAVGDVTGRAQLTPVAIAAARRLADRLFAGMSERKLDYEVIPTVVFSHPPIATVGLTESEARELHGDAVKIYQSRFTPMYHAFTRHQSKMAMKLVTIGAREKVIGCHVIGIGADEMMQGFAVAIRMGATKQDLDDTIAIHPTAGEELVTMR; this comes from the coding sequence ATGTCCAAACACTATGACTTAATCGCCATCGGCGCCGGCAGTGGCGGACTCTCGGTGGCGGAACGTGCCGCCAAGTACGGCGCCAAGTGCGCGGTTATCGAGGCCAAAAGGATTGGCGGGACCTGCGTCAACCTGGGTTGTGTGCCGAAGAAGGTCATGTGGTATGGCGCCGGTATCGCACACACCCTGCATGATGCTTCAGATTACGGTTTCGACATCGACGTCAAAGGCTTCTCCTGGGAGACCCTGAAGGCTCGGCGGGATGAGTATGTAGCGGGGATCAACAGCTGGTACCACACCTATCTTAAAGACTCCGATATCGATGAGATCACCGGTTTTGCCCGTTTCATCGACGCCAACAGAGTGGATGTGGAAGGTGTGGAGTTAAGCGCTGATCATATCGTTATCGCACCCGGTTCATATCCGGAGGTACCCTCTGTGCCCGGCGCCGAACACGGCATCACGTCGGATGGTTTTTTTGCCCTGGAAGCATTGCCGCAACGGGTGGCGGTTGTCGGTAGCGGCTACATAGCGGTTGAAATCGCCGGTCTGCTCAATGCATTGGGCGCGGATGTCACCATGCTGCTGCGCCGCGAACAGCTGCTGCGACCATTCGATGCCATGTTGCGCGAGTGCCTGATGGAGGAGATGATCAATGCCGGGATCAACATCATCACCTCATCCCAGATCGGGGAGGTCAGGAAAGAGGCGGATGGCACCCTGGATCTGATCTGCGCCGATACCGGACAAAGCATCGGCCTGTTCGATCAGCTGTTATGGGCGATCGGCCGAAGCCCCGCAAGCGCCGGCATGGAGCTGGCCAATGCCGGCATCACCACCGACGCAGAGGGTTACATCCCCACTGACGCCTTTCAGAACACCAACATTCCCCATATCTATGCAGTCGGGGATGTCACCGGGCGGGCTCAGCTGACCCCGGTGGCCATTGCCGCCGCCAGGCGCCTCGCAGACCGGCTTTTTGCCGGCATGTCCGAACGCAAGCTCGACTATGAAGTCATCCCGACAGTGGTGTTTTCACACCCGCCCATCGCCACAGTGGGCCTGACCGAATCCGAGGCCAGGGAGCTCCATGGGGATGCGGTGAAGATCTACCAGTCGAGGTTCACACCGATGTATCACGCCTTCACCCGACACCAGAGCAAAATGGCCATGAAACTGGTAACCATCGGCGCCCGGGAGAAGGTCATCGGCTGTCACGTCATCGGCATCGGCGCGGACGAGATGATGCAGGGATTCGCGGTTGCCATCAGGATGGGGGCCACCAAGCAGGATTTGGATGACACCATCGCCATCCACCCGACGGCCGGTGAAGAGTTGGTGACCATGCGTTGA